A stretch of Arachis hypogaea cultivar Tifrunner chromosome 15, arahy.Tifrunner.gnm2.J5K5, whole genome shotgun sequence DNA encodes these proteins:
- the LOC112748770 gene encoding uncharacterized protein, translating to MIQELFAGAGFVAPPDKKYSINNNNLISNNGGGGGGGGLLLPPAPPSSSSSSTPTSTVVAATSSNSSENLRCPRCDSSNTKFCYYNNYNLTQPRHFCKTCRRYWTKGGALRNVPIGGGCRKNKNIGVSNSSAAKAASATPKMKAMVASELRRSSSSPLGIDHHDLPAGPILWGSPQNSHLLALLRAGQSQNPNPNPNSMLMNGVSVKEERNYNMVSSTAVEPLMMNNNIPRTTLGYDGVGVGHIPQLDLCSSLWRSNNNNNQEHQPAAAATSFLLSEQHQTSSNGIQQLYHKLRSTPNNYATHNNSSPIFMPNMAASSSSSSLSTILESSSVSTAELGCWNNPTLPWLSDLPAATNGAYPN from the coding sequence ATGATTCAAGAACTCTTCGCTGGTGCTGGCTTTGTAGCACCTCCTGACAAGAAATACtccattaacaacaacaatcttaTTAGTAATAATggaggtggaggaggaggaggaggacttCTCTTACCACCAgcaccaccttcttcttcttcttcttctacacctACTTCTACGGTTGTGGCCGCCACCTCATCAAATAGTTCGGAGAATCTGAGGTGTCCGCGATGCGATTCATCCAACACAAAGTTCTGTTACTACAACAACTACAACCTCACTCAGCCTCGCCATTTCTGCAAGACATGCCGAAGGTACTGGACCAAAGGTGGTGCTCTCAGGAACGTCCCCATCGGCGGTGGCTGCCGGAAAAACAAGAACATCGGTGTCTCGAACTCCTCAGCGGCAAAGGCTGCAAGCGCCACCCCGAAGATGAAAGCTATGGTGGCATCAGAGCTCAGAAGATCATCATCATCGCCGCTTGGAATCGACCACCACGATCTTCCAGCAGGACCAATCCTATGGGGATCTCCACAGAATAGTCATCTATTGGCGTTACTCCGAGCTGGCCAGAgccaaaaccctaaccctaaccctaactccATGCTCATGAACGGTGTTTCAGTGAAGGAAGAACGGAACTACAACATGGTGAGTAGTACTGCAGTAGAGCCATTGATGATGAATAATAATATTCCAAGAACAACCCTAGGCTATGATGGAGTTGGAGTTGGACACATTCCTCAATTGGATCTGTGCAGCTCTTTGTGGAgaagcaataataataacaatcaagaGCATCAACCTGCAGCAGCTGCTACTTCCTTTCTACTTTCTGAACAACACCAAACCAGTAGCAATGGAATTCAACAACTTTATCACAAACTCAGGTCAACACCTAATAACTATGCCACTCACAATAATTCATCGCCAATCTTCATGCCAAACatggctgcttcttcttcttcttcttctttatccacCATTTTGGAATCATCTTCGGTTTCCACCGCTGAATTGGGCTGCTGGAATAATCCAACCCTTCCCTGGCTTTCTGATCTTCCTGCTGCAACCAATGGTGCATACCCTAATTAA
- the LOC114925291 gene encoding uncharacterized protein: MSEAKKAIVRELGFAGLMHIPPLRVHHKLLKELANSFKLGKNTLETSYGSFKVKPSTIWAALGLNASGDLFPEKVSYKELSEENKQIFRRFQGKTLKNLTDEMMSIGVENE, from the exons atgagCGAGGCAAAGAAAGCGATTGTTCGGGAATTAGGTTTTGCTGGACTGATGCACATCCCGCCATTAAGGGTGCATCACAAACTATTAAAGGAGTTGGCTAACTCCTTTAAATTGGGGAAAAACACACTCGAAACAAGCTATGGTTCCTTTAAAGTTAAACCCAGCACAATATGGGCTGCACTTGGCCTCAATGCATCAG gagatctatttcctgagaAAGTCAGTTATAAGGAACTTTCTGAAGAGaacaaacaaatttttagaagattccaggggaAGACTCTAAAGAATCTGACCGATGAGATGatgagtattggtgttgaaaatgaATAA